A stretch of Pygocentrus nattereri isolate fPygNat1 chromosome 8, fPygNat1.pri, whole genome shotgun sequence DNA encodes these proteins:
- the LOC119263793 gene encoding uncharacterized protein LOC119263793 isoform X2, translated as MVPTSTFSWSGQTLTSFQPEVLTAYPGLLCVKITAEFRRITTVALEETFMLKLDWYTPRLIQLFRAKGGAAGARMHPLLNDVNESQSVEKKRDAVVCCLMEYLGEHQEDLFQDCQSEHEDHTDQTMKVIVIHDAMSEDDPADVFVVIEGIQVLKGCGNKTKACVLLMGLIYALNLEYPKKLKYTFEVFQKIFLELDGAKLLKRVHSLKSKLME; from the exons ATGGTGCCCACTAGCACATTTAGCTGGTCTG GCCAAACTCTCACATCGTTTCAACCTGAAG TGTTAACTGCATATCCTGGACTTCTCTGTGTGAAG ATTACAGCGGAGTTCCGACGTATTACAACAGTTGCCCTGGAAGAGACGTTCATGCTGAAGCTTGACTGGTACACACCACGTCTTATACAGCTGTTTCGTGCCAAAGGGGGAGCTGCTGGTGCTAGGATGCATCCACTCCTGAATGATGTAAATGAG TCTCAAAgtgttgagaaaaaaagggATGCTGTTGTCTGCTGCCTCATGGAGTACCTTGGGGAACACCAAGAAGACCTCTTCCAAGACTGCCAG AGCGAACATGAAGACCACACAGACCAAACCATGAAGGTGATTGTGATCCATGATGCCATGTCCGAAGATGATCCAGCAGATGTTTTTGTTGTGATAGAGGGCATCCAAGTGCTGAAGGGGTGTGGAAACAAGACAAAGGCATGTGTGCTGTTGATGGGTTTAATCTATGCCCTCAACCTTGAATATCCAAAGAAGCTCAAGTACACTTTCGAAGTATTCCAGAAAATATTTTTGGAGCTTGATGGAGCAAAACTTCTCAAGAGGGTCCACAGCCTCAAAAGTAAGCTAATGGAATGA
- the LOC119263793 gene encoding uncharacterized protein LOC119263793 isoform X1: MVPTSTFSWSGQTLTSFQPEVLTAYPGLLCVKVFKSWTLFPITAEFRRITTVALEETFMLKLDWYTPRLIQLFRAKGGAAGARMHPLLNDVNESQSVEKKRDAVVCCLMEYLGEHQEDLFQDCQSEHEDHTDQTMKVIVIHDAMSEDDPADVFVVIEGIQVLKGCGNKTKACVLLMGLIYALNLEYPKKLKYTFEVFQKIFLELDGAKLLKRVHSLKSKLME, from the exons ATGGTGCCCACTAGCACATTTAGCTGGTCTG GCCAAACTCTCACATCGTTTCAACCTGAAG TGTTAACTGCATATCCTGGACTTCTCTGTGTGAAGGTCTTCAAGTCTTGGACTCTCTTTCCT ATTACAGCGGAGTTCCGACGTATTACAACAGTTGCCCTGGAAGAGACGTTCATGCTGAAGCTTGACTGGTACACACCACGTCTTATACAGCTGTTTCGTGCCAAAGGGGGAGCTGCTGGTGCTAGGATGCATCCACTCCTGAATGATGTAAATGAG TCTCAAAgtgttgagaaaaaaagggATGCTGTTGTCTGCTGCCTCATGGAGTACCTTGGGGAACACCAAGAAGACCTCTTCCAAGACTGCCAG AGCGAACATGAAGACCACACAGACCAAACCATGAAGGTGATTGTGATCCATGATGCCATGTCCGAAGATGATCCAGCAGATGTTTTTGTTGTGATAGAGGGCATCCAAGTGCTGAAGGGGTGTGGAAACAAGACAAAGGCATGTGTGCTGTTGATGGGTTTAATCTATGCCCTCAACCTTGAATATCCAAAGAAGCTCAAGTACACTTTCGAAGTATTCCAGAAAATATTTTTGGAGCTTGATGGAGCAAAACTTCTCAAGAGGGTCCACAGCCTCAAAAGTAAGCTAATGGAATGA